A single Acidobacteriaceae bacterium DNA region contains:
- a CDS encoding alpha-L-rhamnosidase C-terminal domain-containing protein — protein sequence MRNVGVLGAVLAGCMVAGAQDLPLTQTLSPSHVEPLDASRRVAAPVLESSIHQPLPEQYVWTTTERPKDGKVVYRFPAITEETEPHYFRAHFHVDSVPTEATLYVAGPRSVSVWVNGQQVEKVASDTSSPLGMHVFAAAVAQALRAGDNVIAIEAVRGRGVTGFANSRLVQQQTSGRVLVAKIVPRSEGVEAPDLMHSGPEWRSSTAFNEGWERVGFHDAAWKPVEAFGGIESSIEMYQWNADAGLYNWPGYDGISSFLAHMPLRVMSVMASYGGLGGFQGLKNLESGNGDVVVHLPAAKLTDAEAPSVILDFGRELTGRLEIDSDSDEPMAVTVQVGESESEALKVPYLGVNQMTIPPHGSGHSPKTAFRYARVRFVSGARDLHVKSIHADHIYYPVKYLGSFESSDPLLNRIWETGAYTAHLCMQDGVWDASKRDRGRWMGDTDVSGPVIEDVFADKMLLEDTLDRLLGADPHAPVDQHVNGIPGYSSFWFTGVADFYRHKGDKAFLEREHQRMLELLHVVDGEFDQRNIYANNSNVWLYVDWSPDLNGDTPETRRATTLEFVRAYREAAFLLHEVGDEVNAAKYRERAETVKGAADKYLADPSGTFGPRWETNAAAVISGAAGPDQYDAIWRDVLSKVGQPAGPGLGHGPIISPYYGDYVLRAMAEMNHRDAALAWIRQFWGGMINEGATSFWEAYDVDWYHEDFHSSLQADNRSGYFVSLAHGWSSGPTAWLMEEVLGIQPTGAGFATVNVRPDLVDLQWARGAMPTPHGLIKVDAHKKGIATEIAVDVPEGVTARLSVPVSNAGVAAAHVNGKTMQSESAEGGTRRVVVLDHAGHYIVSE from the coding sequence ATGAGAAACGTTGGTGTGTTAGGTGCGGTGTTGGCGGGATGCATGGTTGCGGGTGCTCAGGATCTGCCGTTAACGCAGACGTTGAGTCCGAGTCACGTGGAGCCGTTAGATGCCTCGCGTAGGGTGGCCGCGCCGGTACTCGAGAGCAGTATTCATCAGCCGCTGCCGGAGCAGTATGTGTGGACCACGACCGAGAGGCCGAAGGACGGGAAGGTCGTGTACAGGTTTCCGGCGATTACAGAGGAAACGGAGCCGCATTATTTTCGCGCACACTTCCATGTGGACAGCGTGCCGACTGAGGCGACGCTGTATGTCGCGGGCCCGCGATCGGTTTCGGTGTGGGTGAATGGACAACAGGTCGAGAAGGTGGCGAGCGATACGAGTTCGCCGCTGGGCATGCATGTCTTTGCAGCGGCGGTGGCGCAGGCTCTGCGGGCCGGCGATAACGTGATTGCGATTGAAGCGGTGCGTGGCCGCGGCGTAACGGGATTTGCGAACAGCAGATTGGTGCAGCAGCAGACGTCAGGCCGCGTTCTCGTGGCGAAGATTGTGCCGCGTTCGGAGGGAGTCGAAGCCCCGGATCTGATGCACAGCGGGCCGGAGTGGCGGAGCTCGACGGCATTCAACGAAGGATGGGAACGGGTGGGCTTTCATGATGCAGCGTGGAAGCCAGTGGAGGCGTTCGGCGGGATTGAGAGCAGCATCGAGATGTACCAGTGGAATGCGGATGCGGGGCTGTACAACTGGCCGGGGTATGACGGGATCTCGTCGTTTCTGGCGCATATGCCGCTACGTGTGATGAGTGTGATGGCGTCATATGGAGGGCTTGGCGGGTTTCAGGGGTTGAAGAATCTGGAGAGCGGCAACGGCGATGTGGTGGTGCATCTGCCAGCGGCGAAGCTGACCGATGCGGAGGCGCCGAGTGTGATTTTGGACTTTGGGCGCGAGCTAACGGGAAGGCTGGAGATCGATTCTGATTCGGATGAGCCGATGGCGGTGACGGTGCAGGTGGGCGAGTCAGAGTCGGAGGCGCTGAAGGTGCCGTATCTCGGCGTGAATCAGATGACGATTCCTCCGCATGGTTCAGGGCACTCGCCGAAGACCGCGTTCCGGTATGCGCGTGTGCGATTCGTTAGCGGAGCAAGAGATCTGCATGTGAAGTCGATTCATGCGGACCACATCTACTATCCGGTGAAGTACCTGGGCTCGTTTGAGAGCTCGGATCCATTGTTGAACCGGATTTGGGAGACCGGAGCGTACACGGCGCATTTGTGCATGCAGGATGGCGTGTGGGATGCGAGCAAGCGTGATCGCGGACGGTGGATGGGCGATACGGATGTGAGCGGGCCGGTGATCGAGGATGTGTTCGCGGACAAAATGCTGCTGGAGGACACGCTGGATCGGCTGCTGGGCGCGGACCCGCACGCGCCGGTGGATCAGCATGTGAATGGGATCCCGGGGTACTCGTCGTTCTGGTTCACGGGCGTGGCAGATTTTTATCGACACAAGGGTGATAAGGCGTTTCTCGAACGTGAGCATCAGCGCATGCTGGAGCTGCTGCATGTGGTTGATGGCGAGTTTGACCAGCGGAACATCTACGCGAATAACAGCAACGTGTGGCTGTATGTCGATTGGTCGCCGGACTTAAATGGGGACACGCCGGAGACGCGGAGGGCGACCACGTTGGAGTTTGTGCGGGCGTATCGCGAGGCGGCGTTTCTGCTGCATGAGGTTGGCGATGAGGTGAATGCGGCGAAGTATCGCGAGCGTGCCGAGACGGTGAAGGGAGCGGCGGATAAGTATTTGGCGGATCCATCGGGGACGTTTGGACCTCGTTGGGAAACGAATGCGGCTGCGGTGATCAGTGGCGCGGCGGGGCCGGATCAGTATGACGCGATCTGGAGAGATGTGCTTTCGAAGGTGGGGCAACCGGCCGGGCCGGGGCTAGGGCATGGGCCGATCATCTCGCCGTACTACGGCGACTACGTGTTGCGTGCGATGGCAGAGATGAATCATCGCGACGCGGCGCTCGCGTGGATACGGCAGTTCTGGGGAGGGATGATCAACGAGGGCGCGACGAGCTTTTGGGAGGCGTACGACGTCGACTGGTATCACGAAGACTTTCACTCATCGCTGCAGGCGGATAATCGGTCTGGGTACTTTGTGTCGCTGGCGCATGGGTGGTCGTCGGGGCCGACGGCGTGGCTGATGGAAGAGGTGCTGGGGATTCAGCCAACGGGCGCGGGATTTGCGACGGTGAATGTGCGGCCGGATCTGGTGGACCTGCAATGGGCGCGCGGAGCGATGCCGACGCCGCATGGGCTGATCAAAGTGGATGCGCACAAGAAGGGAATTGCGACGGAGATAGCCGTCGATGTGCCGGAGGGTGTGACCGCAAGGCTCTCTGTGCCGGTTTCAAATGCCGGTGTTGCGGCGGCGCATGTGAACGGGAAGACTATGCAGAGCGAGAGCGCGGAGGGTGGAACGCGTCGCGTCGTGGTGCTTGACCATGCGGGACACTACATTGTGAGTGAGTGA
- a CDS encoding sialidase family protein, with amino-acid sequence MRARVAVLCGALMVACGLSAQVAHNTDQGVHPKSEFIFQPGSAPFPECHASTIVELHGGELMAAWFGGTHERAPDVAIWTARYMNGAWSKPAEAEREKNIPTWNPVLFHTKDGRLWLYYKAGPDTGSWSGARMWSTDEGRTWSKPERLPAGLLGPIRAKPLVLENGTIVSGSSVEAYKTWAAWIERSTDNGETWRKIGPIVVTEAQDKAETPAPDPPMDSVEIRAKDHGPREFEGIIQPSVVRLSGKHLRLYARSRTLAAKVVVADSFDDGVTWTKTHFLDLPNNNSGLDAVALKDGRVVMIFNDTPRGRSPLNLAVSPDGEHFRVFATLEQGAGEYSYPAVIQDANGDLDMTYTWQRRSIKHVHLPLKEVPER; translated from the coding sequence GTGAGGGCTCGTGTAGCAGTGCTGTGTGGTGCGTTGATGGTGGCGTGCGGGTTGAGTGCTCAGGTGGCGCACAATACGGATCAGGGTGTGCATCCGAAGAGTGAGTTTATCTTTCAACCGGGATCGGCGCCGTTTCCGGAGTGTCATGCGTCGACGATTGTGGAGTTGCACGGCGGCGAGCTAATGGCGGCGTGGTTTGGCGGAACACACGAGCGCGCGCCGGATGTGGCGATATGGACGGCGCGTTACATGAATGGCGCGTGGTCGAAGCCCGCGGAGGCCGAGCGGGAGAAGAATATTCCAACGTGGAATCCGGTGCTGTTTCACACGAAGGATGGACGGTTGTGGCTGTACTACAAGGCTGGGCCGGATACGGGGAGTTGGTCGGGCGCGCGGATGTGGAGCACGGATGAGGGCAGGACCTGGTCGAAGCCGGAGCGGTTGCCGGCGGGATTGCTGGGGCCGATTCGCGCGAAGCCGCTGGTGCTTGAGAATGGCACGATTGTGAGCGGGTCATCTGTGGAGGCGTACAAGACCTGGGCAGCGTGGATTGAACGCAGCACGGACAACGGGGAAACGTGGAGGAAGATCGGCCCGATTGTGGTGACGGAGGCGCAGGACAAAGCGGAGACGCCCGCGCCGGATCCGCCGATGGATAGCGTGGAGATTCGCGCGAAGGATCATGGGCCGAGGGAGTTTGAGGGGATCATTCAGCCGTCGGTCGTGCGGTTGAGTGGGAAGCATCTGCGGCTGTATGCGAGGTCGCGGACGCTGGCGGCGAAGGTGGTTGTGGCGGACTCGTTTGATGACGGAGTGACGTGGACCAAGACGCACTTTCTGGATTTGCCGAACAACAATTCAGGGCTGGATGCAGTGGCGCTGAAGGATGGACGCGTGGTGATGATCTTCAACGACACGCCGCGCGGGAGGTCGCCACTGAACCTGGCGGTGAGCCCAGATGGAGAGCACTTTCGTGTGTTTGCAACGCTGGAGCAGGGCGCGGGCGAGTACTCGTATCCGGCGGTAATTCAGGATGCGAATGGCGATTTGGATATGACATATACGTGGCAGCGGCGATCGATCAAGCATGTGCATCTGCCGCTGAAGGAGGTTCCGGAGCGGTGA
- a CDS encoding iron-containing alcohol dehydrogenase, which yields MRSVTFLQPNRLTFGDGCLAEALTYLTALPSRRIQIVHSPSLAAVVDRMQEGLIIAGCSVTTNPVPAGEPTITAFNSALSHARAANPGCVVGIGGGSALDLAKLLAAFVRNDQRIEDTFGIGLLSSRNCHLVCIPSTSGTGSEVSPNAILLDEAAQLKKGVISPHLVPDAAFVDPTLTHSVPPAVTAYTGLDALTHCIEAYTNRFAQPLVDLYALEGILLCARFLCRAVRNPEDAEAREAMARASLYGGLCLGPVNTAAVHALAYPLGGEFHLPHGLSNAVLLPAVFRFNAEASPERHADAAIALGATPQSTPLRTALAGATQLEHLTRDCGVDIDLSRHGIDRGRIPHLASEAMTVQRLLRNNPREITQADAEFIYAQCFRA from the coding sequence TTACTTATCTCACGGCTCTTCCCTCGCGACGCATCCAAATCGTTCACTCACCCTCGCTCGCAGCGGTAGTTGATCGCATGCAGGAGGGACTGATCATCGCAGGATGCAGCGTCACCACAAACCCTGTACCAGCGGGCGAACCCACCATCACTGCATTCAACTCCGCACTCTCGCACGCCCGCGCCGCCAACCCCGGATGCGTCGTCGGTATCGGCGGGGGCAGCGCACTCGATCTCGCCAAGCTCCTCGCCGCTTTCGTGCGCAACGATCAGCGCATCGAAGACACCTTCGGCATCGGCCTGCTCTCTTCGCGCAACTGCCACCTCGTCTGCATCCCGTCGACCTCCGGCACTGGCAGCGAGGTTTCGCCAAACGCCATCCTGCTCGATGAAGCCGCGCAACTAAAGAAAGGCGTTATCAGCCCGCACCTCGTCCCCGACGCAGCCTTCGTCGACCCCACCCTTACGCACTCGGTTCCGCCCGCCGTCACCGCTTACACCGGCCTCGACGCGCTCACTCACTGCATCGAGGCCTACACAAACCGGTTCGCGCAACCGCTCGTCGATCTCTACGCACTCGAAGGCATCTTGCTCTGCGCGCGCTTCCTCTGCCGCGCCGTCCGCAATCCCGAAGACGCTGAAGCCCGCGAAGCGATGGCTCGCGCGAGCCTTTACGGCGGCCTCTGCCTCGGCCCAGTCAATACTGCCGCCGTGCACGCACTTGCCTATCCCCTCGGTGGTGAGTTCCACCTCCCGCACGGCCTTTCGAACGCAGTTCTGCTTCCAGCAGTCTTCCGCTTCAACGCCGAAGCAAGTCCCGAACGCCACGCCGACGCAGCTATCGCCCTCGGAGCCACGCCACAATCAACTCCACTCAGGACCGCGCTCGCCGGCGCCACACAACTCGAGCACCTCACGCGGGACTGCGGCGTCGACATTGATCTCAGCCGCCACGGCATTGACCGCGGCAGGATTCCGCACCTCGCCTCGGAGGCAATGACCGTCCAGCGCCTGTTGCGCAACAATCCGCGCGAGATCACGCAAGCCGACGCAGAGTTCATCTACGCGCAGTGCTTCCGCGCCTGA